One Glycine max cultivar Williams 82 chromosome 6, Glycine_max_v4.0, whole genome shotgun sequence DNA segment encodes these proteins:
- the LOC100500370 gene encoding uncharacterized protein LOC100500370 precursor produces MAARAKTPLNTLSSFTFTLFLSFSLLQLSLSSPTTIHDLLRSKGLPPGLLPEEVKSYTFSETGHLEVFLDAPCLTKYENRVLFEQVVTANLTYGSLIGVEGLQQEELFVWLPVKDIIVNDPSSGLILFDIGLAHKQLSLSLFEDPPHCKNQGGLRNHVRKEKGFFEALR; encoded by the exons ATGGCAGCAAGAGCAAAAACTCCCCTTAACACTCTCTCCTCTTTCACATTCACACtctttctctcattctctctccTCCAACTTTCTCTCTCCTCCCCCACCACCATCCACGACCTTCTCCGCTCCAAAGGCTTACCACCGGGGCTCCTCCCGGAGGAGGTGAAATCCTACACCTTCTCTGAAACTGGGCACTTGGAAGTGTTCCTGGACGCACCATGCCTCACAAAATACGAGAACAGAGTCCTCTTCGAACAAGTCGTCACTGCTAACCTCACCTACGGAAGCCTCATAGGAGTGGAGGGTCTCCAGCAAGAAGAACTCTTCGTGTGGCTACCTGTCAAGGACATTATCGTAAATGACCCCTCTTCCGGGTTGATACTCTTTGACATTGGCCTCGCCCACAAACAGCTCTCGCTGTCCCTCTTTGAAGATCCACCTCACTGCAAAAATCAag GTGGGTTGAGGAATCATGTGAGGAAGGAAAAAGGTTTCTTCGAGGCCCTGAGGTAG